The window TCCATGtcgtgtcacaaactctgaaTGCTGACTTGTCAcaaattccctccatggcgtgtcataaACTCTGAACCCTGCCTTTTCACAGATTCCCTCTATGAcatgtcacaaactctaaaccctgcaGTGTCAAGTCGTGTCACACAATCCCACCATGTAGTGTCATACATTCCCAACATGCTgtttcacaaactctaaaccctgccCTACCACAACCCTATCACATATGGCCTGTTGTAGCACAATCATTTCATGCTTTGGATTcacatctttcttcttttgattcACCATTGTATCAGGGATCTCTGGTTTCACATCATTCTCTAAGCTTTCGATTCATCACGACTAGTTTTTAGTTCGGTTTAATATCACTCTTCTTCTATTATCTGAATGCCATGTCTGAAATCTCTAAAAATCCATCTCATgcaacattattttgttttgcataaGCTTTGTGAAAAAATGGATGTTTTGCACAAAATTAAATGTTCACAAATtctttacatatttattttcccatttttcGACTGTTTGAGAGTGAGCCTCAACGAAGTTGGCTCATTagggcatttttgtcccaAAATCTATTCTGGtggctaaaaatagttaaaattatctaCAGGCTTATTTCCAAAACACGttatttttaaaggctaaaaaaaaattcccctTAAAAAAAAGTCTAGATCTACTGTCGACCGCTTCTCATTTTCACCTAAAAAACcagttttcatttttctctccACTTCCTCAACCTTTTCACTGATTGAAATATAACTTGAACAAAGCAATTGATATGGATATATACAGATGACAAAGGGGCATATAACTTGAACAAAGTTGATGATGTGGATTATCAAGTGATAGCTaggtttattattttttaacagtTGAGTAACGAaatgtttataaatatttataatcaaaatcatatttttaaaaatgaatgatgaaaataaaaattttgaaaaatcaaatgacGAAAAAGATAATGTActtgtttttttcttaaaagataAACTTTAGTGAttatggaaaattaagaagctATTCTTATTAGTATTACCATTTTAACATGAAATGGAACGTAGTCTATGTCTCAAACGTTCTTGTCCAACTTGTACGCTGCAAGTTTGGTTATATTTGAAATCTTTGTTGTTTCCATAAAATTGATGTCGATATAGTGCTTGTACATGAAAAgttatattgaaaataaacatatattaaACTCAATTTATaacaaatttataaaaactttactaaaatatcaaatatttaGATAACTATATAACTCTACAAAGAGTAAGTGatataataaacatattaaataaagaaaaaattgtgaAAGATAACCCTCTTCATAaactcaatttaaaaatatcattttttataattttaactatttttaatcaatttttgacATGACTTGACAATAGTACCCTTTAAATAGTTTCAGACCAATTAAAAaggttttagttttttatatcCTGCCATCCagacaaaaatttcaaaattaaatcttgatTTCTCTCTTTGGTCAAATATTGTCTATCTCGCCATTGAAAaagcagagatgacatcaaactatttcttattttgttttatttttttggatagTGGATCTTGGGGTTTTCAAGGGCAATGAACAACGATTTTGCTCTTTAATGGTAATTGCAACCAGCATGATGAATGTGATAACTAAATGTTTTCTAGTGATGCCTTCCTTTGAAACGTGTGCTATGATGGAGATGCCTATGTTGATGAGTTGGATCGGATTGGTTAAGATGATGGGTTCAGGGAGAAGGAACAACTAAAGTATGTTTGATGGGTTTTATGGTGGTTCATggttttattgtttttgagATTAGGATGATTGTTAAGCATGTTTGCTGggaattttgattctttttatgggattttgagttgaaattgtttaaggaatattttgtttttgcataAAGGGAGTGAGCAAGGCTAGAGTTTTATAACCTCTCTTTTATAAAATGCACAATTTCATGGCTtagcaaatatatatatatatatatatatatatatatatatatatatatttgttttagattcttgggtttattggtttattcatAGGATCCCAAAGTTGAAAAGTTGAAACTGATTagactgatttttaagtattatgagACTAATTTTTAGACATTACATAACTTAATCATTGCATAATTGGTTTTTAGGTATTGTGTGATTGATTTTTatgcaatgcctaagtcacacaatgccttacTAACTAGTTATGCAATGCTTTactaactagtcacgcaatgccttacttacaagtcacgcaatgctttactaactagtcacgcaatgccatATCAACCAGTCATGCAATATCTAAAAATCAGTTAtgcaatacttaaaaattagtCATGCAATGCTTACAAACtaatcacgtaatgcctaaagttagtcacgcaatgtctaaaaactagtcacataATGTCCAAAAATCGAttacgcaatgcctaaaaaccacCAAAACTATTGAATTCCATTTAACaagatcaacaacttcaaacgaTGCACCATATTCtatttaacaacataattaacgAATATGTCTACTTGACAAAgaatgctcaaaatgttcaaaagttttcttcatatatcaaaaatcacttCAAACTTAAAAATACTCAAAACACTTAAAGGTTTTCTTTATGTATCAAAACTACtccaaaatgctcaaaatgcttaaacgtttttctttttggtaagAAATACTCTAAAGATGAATGGTTTGGCGAGGAAAGCTCACAGAATATGAGTCGGTTTGAAGAACAGACCTAAACATACTTGACCCATTAATAGGTTTCGGGTTGAGACGCAGAGCCAAACAAATTAATCGTTTTCACTAAAGGCAATTTtgtacaaattttaattttcttggctaaaaacagttaaaattatagatAAGTTTATTTGTAGAAACGCTTTATGCGTGAAGCCCATTTATAAAAAGAACTCCTTaaataaatacttaaaaattaaatattatatggtTAAAAGACTTATTCAGTCTCTGTActctttaattttgttcaatttaatctttctatttaaaatcaaagcaatttaattttttgattttgagaatTGCATAAATTTAGTCTCTACCCCTAAACGGTATCCAATTTTGCCATTAAAAAGATGACATCATCATTGACGTCAGCGATGACATCATCGATGACATGTCACTTTTTGATTATGTAGCGTTGAGATGATGACGTGGCGTGTCACGTGGCACCAAAGTGATGACATGACAATGTCATGTGGTACTATACAGTGATGTGGTAGTATTGACATGGCAATAACATGCTGACATGTCAATGCCACGTGACagatcaaaaaaaatttcaaaaaaaaaaatttgctaCATCATAGGAACTAAagtgaacaaaaatatataatacagggactaaattgaacaaaattgagatgttgagagactaaattaaaaaaaatatttaaaaaatatgaatcttcaagtagattattgatatacttattaataaaccaaatatttaagtgtaaaagatttatggtgttaaaatatatgtataaatatttttttacttgattatttgattctagaatatgtaaattaatttatcctttttacaaaaattaagtttgaattcttcttctataaaaaaaaatttgaaaaactttcaTACCTGAAGTCAAATTTAGATAAATAACTTGTATtgtgttaaaataaaataatataaaatgactgaataaatttttttctatttataatagtataaaaatttgaaatttatttaagttagtttttaacttaagctaaagtcaaataagcaaaatatgttaatttagttttttcttttaaaaaaaatgaagaacgGAGATATAAAGTTAGCGACGATTATAAAAGTAATTCCTCGTTTTCATTTGCTTAATTTGGATATGACAAACATCTTATTACAACCATAGAATCTGAACTCCATcctttcaattatttatttattttttatgtttttattttgtttaatattttaagttatattttttaagttgaaatttctTAGATTAAAGATTATATTTATGATTGCTAAAGTTAAgtataattgtaaatatttgtaccatcttattttattaataatttttttatagattctagttaataatttaaatttaaatttagcaaaatttgattgtggtatttgaatttaaaaaaaatcattttataagaaattttgagtaaatttaaataaaaggtaaattggGTAAGTGttgaataatttcaaaagaatgtgtatttgtaaattgtaaaagttgtaactaaatcaacatattttgctaatttaaacaaattgaaataaaaggtaaattgggtaagagttgaataattttcaaagaatATGTATTTGTAAATTATGAAAGTTGTAACCAAATCAACTTATTTAGTcatgttatattattttattttaatgtaatgcaagttatttatctaaatttgactttaagtATGaagttttttcaaaaatttttttatagaaggagaattcaaacttaatttttgtaaaaaaaataaattaatttacaaattctaaaatcaaataattaagaaaatatatatttttttaatatcataaatcttttacacttaaatatttagcttattaataagcatatcaataatctacttaaaactttatatttttcaaatattttttcaatttagtctctcAACATctaaattttgttcaatttaaatCTTGTATTATATATCTTTATTCACTTTAACCCTTATAATATGACAGNaatcttttatttaaatatttagcttattaataagtgtatcaataatttatttaaagatttatattttttcaatttagtctctcAACATctaaattttgttcaatttaaatCTTGTATTATATATCTTTATTCACTTTAACCCTTATAATATgacagaatttttttttgaaaaatttttgaatttatcatGTGATATTGACATGTTAATATGTTAATGTCACGCTAATACTACAACATCTTTATATAATGTCACATGGTATTACTATATCATCAGTCGGTGCTATGTGATATATCATGTCACCAAAAGTGACACATCACTTGGAGTCAGATGTCAAATGAAAGGCTGGAAAAAGGCATTTACGTATTTGAATTGCTAACATCTTTCATTATTGTCATTGTTACAAACGCAGTTGCACATCTCTATCACGAAAATGAATTTTCCGcctaatataattttttttattttacccaAAGCAGAAATTTTGTCTTAAAGAACaatataaaagtaataaaaaataggaTTTTAACTACTTTGATTTACAGCTGAGAAAGAGAAATACACGTACCAACTTATAGAATCCTGAAAAACAAATGGGATGCCATCGGCCCTGCCCTCCCCTCCCTGTCacatttaatttcattaaaagaaaaaacaaagcagTCCACATTGATTGCGAAAGCAACTGGGGacattgaaattaaattcaacATAAAGAGATAATAATTCAAGTCAAAAGTGTCAAGCCAGTCTGATTTTGTTCAGATGTTCGATTAGACTGGAGTCGGTGCCTCTGAATTCCAATGCTGGTTAAATTATATGATGCATAGGGTTTGTTTGGATTATGGATGCTGTTCCTTCTGGAACGTTTTGAAAAGCTCACGCATGGGCATACTTCTAGTTTTTTAAAgccttatttttttatacttttttagGCGATTCCCTGCacaattctttttttgaaaggcattaattgattttattcgtTTTCTTTATCATTATACCATCATCAAGTTTCTAACATGATCTATAAAAGACTTTTCATGACATAAAGAAATGGTAAGGGTTTTGAGAAAAAGtacaattacaaaaaaattcaaaagtgtGGGTGTACATTGAACAAATAATTCAAGGTGGTTTACTAAGAGTTTCATTTCAAGGTGgttttttttgtctttatcAAGAGCCTTGCCCTCCCTGGTAGAAAAAGAGTCCAAATCACAAATGCAATAATGTGATAGCTTGTTAGGTTTCAAAcctatttctttattttaattggaaaagatttttgtttgcttaataaaaaattcaccTCTTAAGAAATGTCCTGATTTGCATGTATAATTCCACCTTCATCAATTCGAATATTCAAAGACTTGTAATGATATCAAGTAATTACAATTCAGCGAGAGAGAACCTcatatttttgtctttctttccAAGGGGGGAAAAGAAGCAGTGGCGTTTCTTCTGTTTTCCTTGAGCATCATGGAGTTTCAATTTCCCTCCTTCACCACCCCACTCCTCACCTTTCTTTTTGTGTTCATGGTAGTAAAAGTTCTGAAAGGATGGAAAGCCAAAAACCCCCAAGCAAGGCTTCCTCCAGGACCACGAAAACTTCCTCTCATAGGTAACATGCATCAGCTCATTAGCTCTCTGCCCCATCATACCCTCAGAGATTTGGCCAAGAAACATGGGCCTTTGATGCATCTACAACTTGGTGAAGTTCCCACCATTGTAATATCTTCTCCGGAAACTGCAAAAGAGGTTTTGAAAGACCACGCAACCATCTTTGCTCAAAGGCCTTATCTTCTTGCTTCTAAGATAATGTCATATGATTCTACAAACATTGTGTTTTCACCCTATGGAAACTATTGGAGACAGTTGAGGAAAATCAGCACGATGGAGCTTTTGAGTCCAAGTCGCGTTCTGTCATTTCGATTCATTAGGGAAGAAGAAGTTTCTGCTCTCATCAAAACCATATCTTTGATTGAAGGATCCCCAGTTAATCTCAGTgagaaaattttctcaatGACATATGGGATAACATCAAGGGCAGCCTTTGGTAAGAAAAGCAAAGACCAAGAAGAATTCATAAGAATTATGATGGAAGCTATAAAGCTCGCAGGTGGTTTCTGCTTAGCTGATATGTATCCTTCTAATGAGCTGCTTAAACTGATCAGTGGAGTGAGGCTTAAACTTGAGAAGCTGCAACTGGCTTCTGATCGGATACTTGAAGACATAGTTAACGAGcacaaagagaaaacaaacAGGACATCAGAAACGGGCAATCAACAAGAAGAGGAAGATCTTCTTGATGTTCTTCTTAAACTTCAACAGAGTTCTGATCTTGAAATTCCTCTGACGAAtgacaaaataaaagcaattATCTTGGTTAGTATCATTTTCTCTCATGTATTTATACAGATCAACTTTTATCATAACTTCTTTAGTAGCCATAAGCTATCTAAGAACAACCCCTTTTTCGTTTTTTGAGAAGCTATCTAAGAACAAACTTGATCACTtgaaatgtttatttatttttgttgaattATCTTTTATAGTCTATAAATTAATGGTGATGCACCACTCAGAACAATTGCCTATATGGATTGAAGTAAAATCATCTTTTCAATTGTACGCACAATGAGCTTAACATGTCTTTGGAATGGCTCTGAGCTGATGGCCGCGGCTGTGTATGGGCTTGAGTAGGGTTTTGGCGTTTGTTTTTGTGAAGGAAGAATATAGGTTTATAGTGCAGGGTCCAAGGTGATCAGGGTGATCTGTGCAGGTTTATAGGGTGACGTGTAAACTTTTGAAGGGTTACGAAGTTAAAGTAACCcatctttaatgaaatatttttggCTTATCAAAAATTGTACGCACAATGAAGTGAAGTTGACAATCTGTCTATTCCAACTCAAATTAAGTTTCTATCAgaaaattacaatatgtttataCAAAATTCGTGATAACATAAACATCAAAAAAAGTTAATGATAATGTATCATCTTGCAGGACATTCTGGTGGCTGGGGGTGACACTTCATCAACAACAATGGAGTGGGCAATGTCAGAAATGCTAAAAAATCCAAGAGTGATGAAACAAGCACAAGCCGAGGTGAGACAGGTTTTTGATAGAAAAGGTAACGTGGATGAAGCTGGTATTCATGAATTGAAATTCTTGAGATCAATAGTTAAAGAAACTTTGAGGTTACATCCTGCTGCACCTCTTCTAGTACCAAGAGAGTGTGATGAAAATTGTGTAATTAGTGGATATGATATACTTGCAAAGAGTAAAGTCATAGTTAATGCATGGGCCATAGGAAGAGATTCTAGGTATTGGAAAGATGCTGAAAACTTTAACCCAGAGAGGTTCTTGGACAGTCCTATTGATTTTAGGGGCACACATTTCGAATATATTCCATTTGGTGCTGGAAGGAGGATATGTCCAGGCATATCATTTGCACTCCCCAACATTGAGCTACCCCTTGCACAATTGCTATACCATTTTGATTGGAAGCTCCCAAACGGAAGCAATTGTGAAGACTTGGACATGACTGAATGTTTTGGCATAACTGTAAGAAGAAAGAATGATCTCTTCTTAATTCCCATTCCTTACCATCCTTTGCCTAGCGAGTAAACTGTGCTAAACAAATTCTCGCTaccttttatcttttattcttAGTTACAGAATTTATATTGTAAGCAACAATAAGCAAGTTCAATGCCATGTATTGTATACTCAAGACTAAGAAGTCAAGCTGTAAGTCCAAGCTAGACTTTTTACCAAGCTATATGTTGCaacaattttcaatttaaattatacTATTAAGTTTGCGCAAATATTTAGTATTACAACTACGTTATGAAGGGAATGTATGAAAGCACCAGCATCAGACAACACCAACAACAGCCAAAAGCCAGCAGGGGAGCTTCAGGATCAATCCCAAAAGATAAGAGATCGATCCATATTGGACAAAAATAATTGAGGaatgtaaaattaaatatgaaacTAAAGCTTATTTATCAAGattaaaaataagagaatacaTGATTAGTTGGTACCATTTTTTGAATGGAAGTTGTGGGTTGCTAATACCTTCCTCACAAGTAATCGTATTTCCGAACCTACATTTGTTTTGTAGATAAAAAGCCTATCCTTTTCAATGAACTTAAATCAAGAATAAGATCTCATTAGAAAAGATTGATTCAATTAGATAGCTAATCACCCCTAAACAACAAAGATTGACGGTGT is drawn from Theobroma cacao cultivar B97-61/B2 chromosome 4, Criollo_cocoa_genome_V2, whole genome shotgun sequence and contains these coding sequences:
- the LOC18601953 gene encoding cytochrome P450 71D9, which gives rise to MEFQFPSFTTPLLTFLFVFMVVKVLKGWKAKNPQARLPPGPRKLPLIGNMHQLISSLPHHTLRDLAKKHGPLMHLQLGEVPTIVISSPETAKEVLKDHATIFAQRPYLLASKIMSYDSTNIVFSPYGNYWRQLRKISTMELLSPSRVLSFRFIREEEVSALIKTISLIEGSPVNLSEKIFSMTYGITSRAAFGKKSKDQEEFIRIMMEAIKLAGGFCLADMYPSNELLKLISGVRLKLEKLQLASDRILEDIVNEHKEKTNRTSETGNQQEEEDLLDVLLKLQQSSDLEIPLTNDKIKAIILDILVAGGDTSSTTMEWAMSEMLKNPRVMKQAQAEVRQVFDRKGNVDEAGIHELKFLRSIVKETLRLHPAAPLLVPRECDENCVISGYDILAKSKVIVNAWAIGRDSRYWKDAENFNPERFLDSPIDFRGTHFEYIPFGAGRRICPGISFALPNIELPLAQLLYHFDWKLPNGSNCEDLDMTECFGITVRRKNDLFLIPIPYHPLPSE